Within the Halobaculum limi genome, the region TGTTCTGCGCGTGACGGACGAACGGTCCGGGGTCGCGTACCGAGAGGTAGTCGAAGCGGGGCGAACTGACGAGCGACGTCGCGATTTCGGCCGCCCGTCGGGGGAACGACGGCCGTTCGACGAGCGGATTCTGCTCGCGAAGGACGCTCCAGAGGTGGAGCACCTCCCCGGACAGAAGGTGTCCCGCGATACCGACGCGGTAGTCTGGATCCACTTCGACCCGGCCGCCGGACGCCATCCCCCAGTAGAGCGCCGGGAAGTCGACGCCCGCTTGCACCGTGAACGGCAGCGACGACCAGAATCGGGGATTCACCTCCATCAGTTTGAACTCGCCCGTCTCCGGGTCGCGGAGGAACTCGACCATCGCCACGCCGTGCCAGTCCAGTTCGTCGAGGAGGGCCAGACCAGCCTGTCTCAGTTCGGGGATGTCGACCGACTCCCGGTAAGCGCTCGGCCCGCCGCAGTACTTCCAGCCGCGCACCTGTCGATGCTGGAAGGTCGCGACGGCCTCTCCGTGGTCGTACAGCGCGAAGAAGCCGTACTCGTCGGTGCTGTCGACGTACTCCTGGACGAGGGGGACGTGTCCCATCTCGCTGACGAGGTCGGCTTCGGTGGGGCGCTCGCCCGGCAAGACGTACTGCGTCGAACTGTCGACGACGGCGCTGTCGGTGACGCTGTCGTCGTACTCTGTGGCGTTCATCGT harbors:
- a CDS encoding carboxylate--amine ligase, which translates into the protein MSQKSRETVGSAVIPAATAASSTAALRSLGKRGVRTIAVSERERSPGFASKYCDQRVRVPSPMTDLAGYEAALIRLARRSDVTTILPFCEADIYVLARNRESLADHVGTPWPTLETLRSVQDRVRLFDAARRAGVAAPETRPFDEWDEWDHEVIVKPRFTMNATEYDDSVTDSAVVDSSTQYVLPGERPTEADLVSEMGHVPLVQEYVDSTDEYGFFALYDHGEAVATFQHRQVRGWKYCGGPSAYRESVDIPELRQAGLALLDELDWHGVAMVEFLRDPETGEFKLMEVNPRFWSSLPFTVQAGVDFPALYWGMASGGRVEVDPDYRVGIAGHLLSGEVLHLWSVLREQNPLVERPSFPRRAAEIATSLVSSPRFDYLSVRDPGPFVRHAQNTLDAVASRNTQTDPKPGRVEAESAQTTDEPNAERRADAVPSTLAERMIGDGGRDAGDGRR